TTTCTTTATTTGGGAATATGTATGGTAAATCAAACACTTCAAATTCACGTGCGCCAATTGGCCCAAATTTTGAGAGTGAAGGGGCTAACATCTGTACAGCACCAATCTGGAGCGCTTCCATTTCTTCACGATCTTTATACAATTGACTGTTTGGATAAATTTCGACCTTAACATTCCCACTCGTCCGTTCTTCGACAAGTTGTTTAAACTTTTCTGCAGCCTTTCCCTTCGGTGTATTGGGCGCAACTACATGGCTGAATTTGATTATGATTGGGTCAGCGGCAGAAACCAGACTGGTAAAGCCAAATGCAAACATCAATGTTACGATAGATATAAGTGAACGCATTATTTCCTCCGAATTATTAATGTTATGAAGAACCCAAGCTTTCGAATGTAAAGTTTACCGGGCATGCCTGAAACTAATTTTTTAATTTAACAATAAGCCCCGGCTCACCATCCTGTGCCTGATAAGAACAGTCTACCCCAAATTCTGCTGCCCAAACCAGATTTTCACCACTATACATTAACGGTTGCGCCTCTCTTTTCCAAGGCGGGATCTGCTTCTCTTGATACAAATTTTTTAATGTCCTCCTTGGCCTGAGACAATCCGGACGTAAACGCTCGCCGCCACGTCTCAAGCGAATCAACACGTTGTCGCTAAGCAGCTTGTCCATACTAATTCCCTGCCCAACTACTTTCTCAAAAATTAATGTCCCTGCTATCCCACTCAACTTTAATTCAGATTCCCCTTGCCATGTCCAGCAAAGCTCCACCTGACCTTTTTTGGTTTTCTGACAAACATAAGCCTGATTCTTAAAACGACGAATCTCATTGTCACCCAAAACAATACGCACATTGGCATCCTTCGCCGCATCTAGCAATTGCCGCAGCATTTCGCTCAGACGATCGGCACTAGGCATGGAAATACCCATGCAACCCAGAAAGTAGCGCAACACATTTTTGGCTCGAACATTACTCAAGTCACGCACGCTTTCCAATTGCAGCCTGCCTTCCACAATGGAATGTTGCGCATCGATTGCGGCAAGATCATCCAGCAATTCGGATGCCTCAGCAAAATGTTGACTGAATCTTAAAAAGGTTTGGCGGTAAGCTGGGAAACGTTGCTCAAAAACAGGAAAAACTTTATGACGCAAAAAATTACGATCAAACGCAACATTTTCATTGCTCTCATCTTCTACCCACCGCAAATGATGCAGTTCGGCATAAGATTCAATTTCCTTGCGGGTGGATTTGAGCAAAGGGCGCAAAATGGTTGCACCACTTTTGCAGACTCTGGCAACTGGCATAGCACTTGAACCTTTCATTCCTGTGCCTCGCAACAACTGCAGCAGCAATGTTTCTGCTTGATCATCCAGATGTTGAGCCAACACTACGAAATCAACATCCTGCTTGAAATACTCTGCATATCGCGCCTCTCGTGCAACGGCTTCAAGGCTACACCCACTTTCCCTATTTAAATCAACGGGAACCAGCTGCAAAGGTACCTGATAGTGGTTGCATAACTGTTGGCAGAATGTGGCCCAATTTGATGCAAAAGGGCTTAATTGATGGTTGATGTGAACAGCGGAAAGTTGAAAATCCAAGGATGACTGTAATTGAGACAGGATATCCAGCAGAACAACTGAATCAATCCCGCCACTCAGGCCAAGCACGAGGCGATGCCCTGGATTGACCCATGACTCTAGAATACTTTTAACATTGGGAGGAAGATCACTTAACAGCTGTTTCTTTGAACTTGCCATAGCCCATTAATCGTTCAAAACGCGATTTTAGCAGCGAATCAGTCGTTTGATCCTGAACTTGCCGCAAACTTTCCAGCAAGGATTTTTTCAGAGACTGCATCATGGCAGCCGCATCTCGGTGTGCACCACCGAGAGGTTCATTAATGATTTTATCTACCAAACCAAGCGTTTTCAGTCTATTTGCGGTAATGCCCAAAGTTTCAGCAGCATCGGGAGCCTTATCTGCACTCTTCCACAAGATAGACGCACATCCTTCTGGAGAAATGACCGAATAGGTAGAATATTGCAGAATTTGAGTGACATCGCCCACACCGATCGCCAAGGCGCCACCAGACCCGCCCTCTCCGATAATGGTGCAAATAACGGGGACGCGCAATTCCGCCATAACGTAAAGATTGCGTGCTATCGCTTCTGATTGCCCACGTTCTTCTGCACCGATACCTGGATAGGCCCCGGGCGTGTCGATTAACGTTACCACCGGAATCCCGAATTTCTCTGCCAGACGCATCAAGCGCAATGCTTTACGATAGCCTTCAGGGCGAGGCATACCAAAGTTACGATAAATTTTTTCCTTGGTGTCACGACCTTTCTGGTGTCCAATCACCATCACGGACTGACCATTCAAACGTGCCAGACCACCAACTATAGCCGGGTCATCTGAATAGGCGCGATCTCCGTGCAATTCTTCAAAATCTGTGAATATATTCTGAAGATAATCCAGCGTATAGGGACGCTGAGGATGCCGTGCAACCTGCGAAATTTGCCAAGGTGACAATTTGGCATAAATATCTTTGGTTAAGCTCTGGCTCTTCTTCTGTAACCGATTGATTTCTTCGGATATATCCAATGCCGAATCGTCCTGAACATAGCGAAGTTCTTCGATCTTCGTCTCAAGTTCTGCAATCGGCTGCTCAAAATCCAGAAAAGTGGTCTTCATAAGGTATTACTTTTTGCACAATCCGAAAAACGCCAATGATACAACATTTCTTCATACAACCACAAAATAGCCATCAAGTTGTCTCAATGGACGAGCAAATTTCCGCTCAGCATTCTTTACGAATAATCAGTGTATTTCTTGCAGTTCCATGACGTAAAAGCAAAATTTACATAGCAGTTCATCTGAGTTAGCTGGTTATCAATCGAATTCAATTTATTATCGTTTGAAGGTGTGCTACATTCAAAAATAATGTTGGATAGATGAGAACACACACTCACGATGCTTCAATCAAAAAAGAATGATCAAATATACTCAATTGGCGTAATGAACATTTTCCCCTCCACATTATGCTAACCGTTCAATTCTTTTTGACCTACACTATCGTTTCAAATAGCTTCAGCAGTTATTCCGCAAACTTGTCAGCGATGCATGGCAATGCCAACTGAAAGCTCCCTGACTAAGGCCCAAAAGCATCAGAACCTGGCTACCAAACTCTTTTTATTTCAAATTCCATTTATTGCATTACTCTTTTTGGTCACGATTGCAAGTTTGGGATGGACTACGCATCATTTTATTATTGAAGAAGAACTCACAGAACGTGCAATACAATTGGCGCCTGGCTTAAGCCAATTTGCCGCCAACCTTACTTTATCCGAACGCAGTGAGAAAGCTGTAGACACACAACAATACGGGCGCAATATAACGGATATACTTTATTATCGTTATTACAATGCAAAAGACCTGGGACTGCTTGGGCAATATGTCAAAGAAACGACAGTACGATTACCCGCTCTCCCTGCCAACCAGATTACCCAGCTAAAGCAAAGTCATTCAGAATATCTGTTGCTTACTACGCACACTATAGGTTTTGTCACCTCTATCCGTGTGTTAGCACCAGTATTGCCTCATGACAAAATAATCTCGAATACAAGCAAATTACCAAAAAAGAACTCGGAAGTAATCGGCTATATTGAATTTGCCATGGATCTCGCCCCGGCAAGAAAACACCTCTTCAAATCTATTCTTCCTGTTGCGGTTTTACTGTTGGTGATTCTAATCAGTTTTGTGATAGTGAGCCGCCGATATATTCACAATACGCTGATCTGTATGCTACAAACACAAGTACCATTACAGCGTAGTGAAATTAAAGATATTCATGTTTCAGATCAAATCCTACCAGATAAAACAGCGCAGCTTAATCCACACAAAAATGTCTTTCTGGCGCGTATCCTGATCGCGGATGACAACGAAATCAATCGCAAACTTGCTGTCATTCTGCTCAACCATATTGGCGCAAATATAGATCAGGCAGAAAACGGATTGGAAGCAGTTACCGCTTGCAAGCATAACAACTATGATCTCATCTTGATGGATATACAAATGCCAGTGCTGGATGGAATAGAAGCGACAAAACAAATCAGGTTATTACAGCAAGGTACAAAAAAAATACCTATCATTGCTTTAACCGCCAGTGCGCTGCACGGCGACAAAGAACACTATATTGCTTCAGGGATGGATGATTACCTGGCAAAGCCCCTTACCGAAATATCCCTGAAAGGGATTTTGGCCAAATGGTGCCCTGCGGCTTTCCCGGATCTTCATCCTGTCACTCAAACTGAAATAACCACACCAAACAATGCCGAGATGACTTTGGGCCTGCCAGTACTAGACCCCAAACAGGGGATTGCGCTTGCATTTGGTCAGGTTGATACATGGAAAACCGTGTTGGAAATGCTGCTTAAAAGTTTACCCACGCTGCTTAATGATATGGAACGGTCTTTTGATGCAAAACGCCTGGATGAAATGCAGCAATATGTTCACAAACTCCACGGCTCTTCTAGTTACTGCGGCACCCCGGCGCTTCAATACGCGTCAAAACTACTGGAAATCGCCTGCGAGAGCAGTAACATTGATGACATTGCTGCACAGCTTGCACAAGTAAAGATAGAAATGGTGGCGTTGGCAAACCTGATTGAACTGAAAGGCATACCTGCAGAATAAGCCTATGGCTTATCTTTTGGGAAATCCTGTGCTGTACGCTTGATGTTGTTGAGCGTATTTATTACGCTTGCGGAGTTGAAAGGCTTGACGATAAATTCGTGAGCCCCCAGAGACATTGCCGTATGGACGTGATCTGGCGTAGAAGAAACACTCACCATAACAACTGTTATCTGCGGATGGTTTTGCCTGATCTTTTTCAACACTTCAATACCGTCTATATTGGGCATATTGATGTCCAGAAAAACAACATCCGGCAGAAGCCTAGCGCAATGTGTCAGCGTTGTTTCACCATCATCCGCTTCGCCAACCACCTCGTGATCATACTGCTTCAGCAGTAATCTCAATAAATGACGGGTAATTCCATCATCATCGGCAATAAGTATCCTGTAACGCTGTTTTTCTTCCATAGTTTTTTCTAACATATTGATGACATTATAACAATTGTGCAGATCATGTGCCAGTTTGAGTAAAAATTCAAGCCAATTTTATCAAAACTTACTGCAACATTTTAAATCATTACCTCAGGAAAACGTCTATGATAAAAACAATCATCTCCAATTAATAACACTAAAAATATTTTAGGTAGCATTCAATTAATAATAGTAAATGAGGAATGTATCCGTGTCTAAACACCCACCTCTTCCGCCTCAAGCATTATTTCAGCGTTGCAACCCGGATGATTTTGATTTCACTACCACAGCAGATTTGAATGATCTGACTGAAATTATTGGCCAAACGCGGGCTTTTGATGCCATTAAATTTGGTACCAGCATACGACGCGATGGCTATAATTTATTTGTGCTTGGCCCGCCTGGTATGGGAAAACATACGTTGGTACGACAATTCCTTGAAAATAAAGCGCATGATGAATCCGCCCCTTCAGATTTATGCTACGTAAACAATTTTCAACAACCGCACAAACCCAAAGCACTCCTGCTGCCGCCTGGCAGAGGCACCAGCTTGCGCAAGGATATGCAACAACTGATAGATGAACTTCGCATTGCTATACCTGCGGCTTTCGAGAGTGATGAGTACAGATCCAAGACTGAAACAATTCAGGAGGAATTGAACGAACGACAGGAAAGCGCTTTCCAGATTTTAACCGAAGATGCGGAGAAACAAAGCATAGCCTTTCTCAAAACACCGGGGGGATTTGCTTTTGCGCCTACTCACGATGACAAGGTTATCGAACCAGAAGAGTATGAAAAATTGCCTGAAAATGAGAAAGAGCGCATTGAAAAGTTGGTTGACGAATTGCAGGATCGACTGCAAAAGGTGATCCGTCAGATCCCACAATGGCGTAAGGAAAAACGAGAAAAAATAAAAAAACTGAATAAGGAGATCACCTTACTTGCGGTTGGCAACCTGATCTCAGACATCAGGCACTGTTATACCGATTTCCCCTCTATTCTGGCTTATCTGGAAGAGGTTCAGCAAGATGTTATTGATAACGTTGATGATTTTCGCAAAAAAGAAGAAACTCCTACTGCAGGTACGGACAGCTTAAATCTGGAAAATGCTTTCCGTCGCTATCAGGTCAATATTCTGGTAGATCATAGCGAGCAAAAAGGCGCGCCTATTATTTACGATGACCACCCAATGTACAGCAATCTGGTTGGCCGAGTGGAGCATATTGCCCAGATGGGCGCACTAGTAACGGATTTTATGCTAATCAAACCCGGTTCGCTCCATCAGGCCAATGGTGGTTATTTGCTAGTGGATGTACTCAAGATCTTAGCTCAGCCATTTGGCTGGGAAGGACTGAAACGCGCCCTCAATTCCCGCGAAATTCGCATTGAGTCACTAGGGCAGATGCTCAGCCTGGTCAGCACTGTATCGCTGGAACCTGAACCCGTTCCTTTGGATTTAAAAATCATCCTGTTCGGCGACCGCCTTTTCTATTATTTACTGTATGAAAACGACCCTGAATTTAGTGAACTTTTCAAAGTTGCCGCAGATTTTGAAGACAGTATCGACCGTAATCAGGAGACAAATAATTTGTATGCCCAGCTAATTGGTTCCCTGACACGCAAAGAGAAACTTATCCCTTTTGATCGTTACGCGGTTGCTCGCATCATTGAGCAATGTTCACGGGTAGTTGGCGACTCAGAAAAATTGTCTACCCATATGCAAAGTCTGGTGGACTTACTGCGCGAATCTGAGTATTGGGCCCAACAAGCCGGGAAAAAATCAGTGGATGCCTCAGATATTCAACAAGCAATCGACACTCAAATTCACCGTGCTGACCGACTCAGACAAAACATGTATGAACAAATTATCCGCGGTACCGTGCTGATTGATACATCAGGCGAAACTGTGGGACAAGTAAACGGGCTTGCCGTCATTGAATTAGGCAATTTCGCATTTGCACAGCCTGCTCGCATTACCGCTACAACAAGGTTGGGAGAAGGAGAGTTAATCAACATTGAGCGTGAAGTAGAATTATCCGGTTCAATACATTCAAAGGGGGTATTAATCCTTTCCTCGTTCCTGGCCGAGCGATTTGCCAAAAACCACCCCCTTTCGCTGACTGCTACGCTTACTTTTGAGCAATCTTACGGCATGATTGAAGGCGACAGTGCATCTGTTGCGGAATTATGTGCTTTGCTTTCCAGCCTTTCCAATGTGCCGATCAAACAGTCACTGGCAGTTACTGGTTCAATCAATCAACTTGGGCAAGTGCAGACAATTGGGGGTGTCAACGAAAAGATAGAAGGATTTTTTGATATTTGTAAGGCACGGGGGCTCACAGGTGAGCAAGGCGTGCTGATTCCTGCAACCAATGTAAAACACCTGATGCTGCGCCAGGATATTGTTACCGCAGTATCAACAGGGCAATTTCACGTTTATTCAATAGAAAATGCAGATCAGGCAATAGAATTACTGACAGGAATGCCTGCAGGTGTGTCAGACGCACAGGGTAAGCTGCCGCCTGAAAGCATTAACTATCTGGTTGCTACCAGGCTGCATGAATTATTTTCCATACGTGAATCAACCTCCAGAAATAAATCCAGCTCGCCCCCCAGAAATAAAAAGTATGGTCGGCGTTAAAGAAGTTATGGCAAGCAAACGTATTCTGCTCTCATTAGAGAACTCCAGGCTGGGTGATATGGCGCTTGATGCTGCTGCAGGACTGGCAACCGAGTTGCAAGCTCAGCTACAAGGACTTTTTGTTGAAGATATCAATTTACTGAACCTGGCTGGATTGCCTTTTGCCAGAGAAGTAGGCCATGCATCGGCAACCGAACGCCGAATTTTGCTCTCTGATATCGAGCGATCACTAAAAGCAGGAGCGATGCACGCTCAGCAACTGCTCGCTAAAACAGCAGAACGCTTGCAATTGCAATGGTCTTTTAAAGTGGTTCGCGGCCAACTTATTGCAGACGTATTATCAATGGCAAATGAAGCAGATTTAATCATTTTTGGTCAAATGAAAACAATCCAAAATGAGTCACCCATCCTCCCCTTAAAACAACATATTCAACAGGCACTGGTTGTATTCGATGGCTCGCCTGCTTCACAGCATGCTTTAATGACAGCGCTCCTCGTGGCACGTTTGAACGCAACCACGTTATCTGTATTAGTCGAAAGTAACACAACTGAATCTAAAAACGCATTACGCGAAATCGCCACATCAAAACTGACAACATACTTGTCAAAAACACGTTTTTTTTACACCCAGACACCGCATTTAACCCATAAAATTCAAGCATTGCTTAAAGAGAAAAAAGGGATTCTGGTGATCGGAAAAACTCACCACCAGTTTTCATATAAAGCACTGCTACAATTGCTTGGAAGCATTAACTGCCCTGTGATTCTGGCAACTTGAGTTTTACAATTTCTGCTTAATAGCCAGAACCGCCTGATTGCGTAACGTTTTCAGAAGGTTGAGTTCTTCCGGCTGTATTTTAAGCGCACCTGAATGAATATTATCTGCATACAGCAATCCAACTGCGGATTTTTTAATCATTACCGGGAACAGTATAAATGAATGGGCACCGACATTTTTACGATACCAGTCAGGAATCCTGGATTTAATATTTTCCGCATCAATATCAGCAATCAAAATATCCAGCCCCTGATTGAGAGAAACATGAAACACATCTGGCGAATACTCTAAAGAAAATTTAAAGCTCTTAAGCACTTGGTCAATATCGTCGCCGAACCCGAAACGACCATTCATCGTGTTATGCTTCCCTTCCTTGATACACATCAGCACGCGCGAAAACTTCATCCCTCTGTACATGGTTTCAAGAATCATGCGAAGTAGATCATTTAGCGCGTAATCATCAACTAAAGTATTGGTAATATCCTGAATGCCGGCAGCAAGGACATTTTGCGCAGCTTTGCGCGCACTTTCGGCAGAATCAATATCCTTTGGTCCAGCAGGCTCGGGAGAGTGCAAAACCGTGTCTTGCAGTGCTGCATCCCCTAGTTCTGAGCCACCTTCACTTTCGTTCGCGCTGCTATTTTGCATTTCTGACTTGGTTATATCAGCGATTCCCGACCACTGACTAATTTTTTTCATGAATCCGCTTTGACGCGTATCCAGTTCTAAAATACTGGTTTCTCGCAAAAATTCACGCATGGCATCACCAATTGCCAGCGCCAGCTGTTTATCCGATAGCGCAATACCCTCGCCATATCGGGCACTTAATGCTTTCAACTGTGCGCCTTTTTCCTCAACAGGCGTGTTTGAAGCAATCTGACACAATTCGCTAGCAAGCCCTGAGAGAAGACGGAGTTTCTCTCCTTCTGTCTGTGGTTTATGAATTTTGGTTTCGGTGATTTCACGCATACTGGAAATGATTTTTTCGGGAAAGTTCCACGCCTTGGCAATGCCTATACCCAAGTCTTCATAAGTCACGCCTAAAATTGAAACAGAAGCATGACGCTCTGTTGTACCACCTTGCTGAAGCAATTTTTTGATTTCAACCGTTTCTTCATGAAAATAAAATGTTGCAAGCAATTTGCCCAGATTATGGAACATAGAGCAAATAAATGCTTCTTCCACGTCTTTTACATTACTTTTAGGCGCTAATCCCCTCGCTATTACGCCACCGAATAATGTAGCTAAAATTTCGTCTTTAAGTTGAGCTGCTTGCGGTTTATTTTGCAGGTGTTCCAGCAGGACTAACGTTACCGCAATATTTCGTACAGTATCAAACCCTAATATCACCACAGCACGGGATACTGTGCTGATTGACCCTCCAAATTGGCCATAATAGGCAGCATTGACCAATTTCAAGAGCTTATTAGTCAGTGCAAAGTCTTTTAGTATCACGTTGGAGAGTGCAGATACGCTTTCATTGTCTGATGCGGCAATTTTATTAATTGCGCTAATAGCTTGAGAAATTGCTGGGAAATCACTTTTATGACGCATCCGCCGTAGCAGAAACTCCATCGTGCTTTGCGTCCCTTCTTTTCCATTATTCGATGAAATATCGCTAACCGGATTAAGATACCCTTCCAAAGCGGCAATCATGTTTTCCGCTTTCAAAAAACGATCTGCCGGGTCTTTTGACAGGGCCTTCAAGACGATATTATCAAGCCGTTCATCAACATCATTATCTATTATTGAAGGCGGGCTAAATGACTGATGCTGGATTTTATCCAGCACTTCTTGAACTGTAGAGGCCTGTATTGGATTGCGTCCAATCAGCATCTCATACAATATCATTCCAACTGAAAATATATCTGTTTGCGGGCCAACAGTACCGCTGGAAATATATTCAGGCGCCATATACAGCGGCGTGCCTTTAAACTCAGGTGATGCTACCTTCTCCGAAGCAATATTACTGGCAATACCGAAATCCATTATTCTGGGGATATCGTTACCGCCCATCATGATATTAGCCGGCTTAAGATCACGATGAACAACCTGTTTTCGATGGGCGTAGGCGATGCCTTCCAGTATTTGCAAGGCAATTTCAACTGCCTTGACTGGCGGAATTGCACCTTTGGATTTTAAACGCTGCGCCAGCGTCATCCCTTCAACGTATTCGAAAATCAGATAGGGCTGCCCCTTGTGCTCGCCTGCATCGTACAAGGCAGCTATATTCGGATGTTGCATCTGGCTGACTATTCTGGCCTCATCCAGCAACACCTTCAGTTGAGATTCTTTGCTTTTGGCTGCATTCAAATGAAGCGTTTTTATGGCAACAAGACGTTGTAAATGGGGGTCTTTGGCAAGATAGACTGTTCCTTGTGCCCCCTTACCCAGGGTTTTCAGAACACGAAATCTGCCAATGTCATTTGCAGTTGGGATTTGACTCAAGCAACAGCCTCTTAAAGTTACACTTTCAGGATGATTTTTCCATGTGAGAGAGACCTACACAAATCAGAAAATCGTATACCCAGCCTAGGATACAGAAAGTTCACCGTTTGGTAAATTCATGCAGATTCTCTGCTACTTAAAACTGATGAAATTTTTGCAGCAATGAAGCTGCATAGGGGATAACGATGACAAAAAAACTGACATTACAGACGGCTCTTTATACTTCATAAGTCAGTTCCATGGCTAAACAGACTCAACTTCTAAAACCTAGTTTTCATGGTGCAAGGACAATTCATTGAGTTTACCTGAAACGGAAAAATGCGCTTTAACCAAGGTTGAAGAAGAGCGCAATTCAGCATTGATTCGGCCGGAGACTTGTTTATCCTCAACCAAATCAGCATATCCATTCGCGTTCATCAAGCCAGCTTCCATTTTCAACTGTTTATACTGATAACGATCCTTCATAAGCGTAAATTTGCCAGACAGTTTTTCAAAATTTGTCTGCCCGCCACCACTGATATCATTTTTAGGGGACTGTATCCCCCCCACAAGATTAAAATTACCCAAAACACCTCTCTCAATAGTGAAATCACCTTTTAATTGGGGCGCTTCAAACAACTTTGCAAGCTCATTATTTTGCATGGAATAATCCGCATTGACACTCAATTTTCCCTGAAGAGATA
The genomic region above belongs to Sulfurirhabdus autotrophica and contains:
- a CDS encoding response regulator, which produces MPTESSLTKAQKHQNLATKLFLFQIPFIALLFLVTIASLGWTTHHFIIEEELTERAIQLAPGLSQFAANLTLSERSEKAVDTQQYGRNITDILYYRYYNAKDLGLLGQYVKETTVRLPALPANQITQLKQSHSEYLLLTTHTIGFVTSIRVLAPVLPHDKIISNTSKLPKKNSEVIGYIEFAMDLAPARKHLFKSILPVAVLLLVILISFVIVSRRYIHNTLICMLQTQVPLQRSEIKDIHVSDQILPDKTAQLNPHKNVFLARILIADDNEINRKLAVILLNHIGANIDQAENGLEAVTACKHNNYDLILMDIQMPVLDGIEATKQIRLLQQGTKKIPIIALTASALHGDKEHYIASGMDDYLAKPLTEISLKGILAKWCPAAFPDLHPVTQTEITTPNNAEMTLGLPVLDPKQGIALAFGQVDTWKTVLEMLLKSLPTLLNDMERSFDAKRLDEMQQYVHKLHGSSSYCGTPALQYASKLLEIACESSNIDDIAAQLAQVKIEMVALANLIELKGIPAE
- a CDS encoding Lon protease family protein, with protein sequence MSKHPPLPPQALFQRCNPDDFDFTTTADLNDLTEIIGQTRAFDAIKFGTSIRRDGYNLFVLGPPGMGKHTLVRQFLENKAHDESAPSDLCYVNNFQQPHKPKALLLPPGRGTSLRKDMQQLIDELRIAIPAAFESDEYRSKTETIQEELNERQESAFQILTEDAEKQSIAFLKTPGGFAFAPTHDDKVIEPEEYEKLPENEKERIEKLVDELQDRLQKVIRQIPQWRKEKREKIKKLNKEITLLAVGNLISDIRHCYTDFPSILAYLEEVQQDVIDNVDDFRKKEETPTAGTDSLNLENAFRRYQVNILVDHSEQKGAPIIYDDHPMYSNLVGRVEHIAQMGALVTDFMLIKPGSLHQANGGYLLVDVLKILAQPFGWEGLKRALNSREIRIESLGQMLSLVSTVSLEPEPVPLDLKIILFGDRLFYYLLYENDPEFSELFKVAADFEDSIDRNQETNNLYAQLIGSLTRKEKLIPFDRYAVARIIEQCSRVVGDSEKLSTHMQSLVDLLRESEYWAQQAGKKSVDASDIQQAIDTQIHRADRLRQNMYEQIIRGTVLIDTSGETVGQVNGLAVIELGNFAFAQPARITATTRLGEGELINIEREVELSGSIHSKGVLILSSFLAERFAKNHPLSLTATLTFEQSYGMIEGDSASVAELCALLSSLSNVPIKQSLAVTGSINQLGQVQTIGGVNEKIEGFFDICKARGLTGEQGVLIPATNVKHLMLRQDIVTAVSTGQFHVYSIENADQAIELLTGMPAGVSDAQGKLPPESINYLVATRLHELFSIRESTSRNKSSSPPRNKKYGRR
- the tilS gene encoding tRNA lysidine(34) synthetase TilS produces the protein MASSKKQLLSDLPPNVKSILESWVNPGHRLVLGLSGGIDSVVLLDILSQLQSSLDFQLSAVHINHQLSPFASNWATFCQQLCNHYQVPLQLVPVDLNRESGCSLEAVAREARYAEYFKQDVDFVVLAQHLDDQAETLLLQLLRGTGMKGSSAMPVARVCKSGATILRPLLKSTRKEIESYAELHHLRWVEDESNENVAFDRNFLRHKVFPVFEQRFPAYRQTFLRFSQHFAEASELLDDLAAIDAQHSIVEGRLQLESVRDLSNVRAKNVLRYFLGCMGISMPSADRLSEMLRQLLDAAKDANVRIVLGDNEIRRFKNQAYVCQKTKKGQVELCWTWQGESELKLSGIAGTLIFEKVVGQGISMDKLLSDNVLIRLRRGGERLRPDCLRPRRTLKNLYQEKQIPPWKREAQPLMYSGENLVWAAEFGVDCSYQAQDGEPGLIVKLKN
- a CDS encoding universal stress protein; the encoded protein is MASKRILLSLENSRLGDMALDAAAGLATELQAQLQGLFVEDINLLNLAGLPFAREVGHASATERRILLSDIERSLKAGAMHAQQLLAKTAERLQLQWSFKVVRGQLIADVLSMANEADLIIFGQMKTIQNESPILPLKQHIQQALVVFDGSPASQHALMTALLVARLNATTLSVLVESNTTESKNALREIATSKLTTYLSKTRFFYTQTPHLTHKIQALLKEKKGILVIGKTHHQFSYKALLQLLGSINCPVILAT
- a CDS encoding serine/threonine protein kinase, coding for MSQIPTANDIGRFRVLKTLGKGAQGTVYLAKDPHLQRLVAIKTLHLNAAKSKESQLKVLLDEARIVSQMQHPNIAALYDAGEHKGQPYLIFEYVEGMTLAQRLKSKGAIPPVKAVEIALQILEGIAYAHRKQVVHRDLKPANIMMGGNDIPRIMDFGIASNIASEKVASPEFKGTPLYMAPEYISSGTVGPQTDIFSVGMILYEMLIGRNPIQASTVQEVLDKIQHQSFSPPSIIDNDVDERLDNIVLKALSKDPADRFLKAENMIAALEGYLNPVSDISSNNGKEGTQSTMEFLLRRMRHKSDFPAISQAISAINKIAASDNESVSALSNVILKDFALTNKLLKLVNAAYYGQFGGSISTVSRAVVILGFDTVRNIAVTLVLLEHLQNKPQAAQLKDEILATLFGGVIARGLAPKSNVKDVEEAFICSMFHNLGKLLATFYFHEETVEIKKLLQQGGTTERHASVSILGVTYEDLGIGIAKAWNFPEKIISSMREITETKIHKPQTEGEKLRLLSGLASELCQIASNTPVEEKGAQLKALSARYGEGIALSDKQLALAIGDAMREFLRETSILELDTRQSGFMKKISQWSGIADITKSEMQNSSANESEGGSELGDAALQDTVLHSPEPAGPKDIDSAESARKAAQNVLAAGIQDITNTLVDDYALNDLLRMILETMYRGMKFSRVLMCIKEGKHNTMNGRFGFGDDIDQVLKSFKFSLEYSPDVFHVSLNQGLDILIADIDAENIKSRIPDWYRKNVGAHSFILFPVMIKKSAVGLLYADNIHSGALKIQPEELNLLKTLRNQAVLAIKQKL
- a CDS encoding acetyl-CoA carboxylase carboxyltransferase subunit alpha, whose amino-acid sequence is MKTTFLDFEQPIAELETKIEELRYVQDDSALDISEEINRLQKKSQSLTKDIYAKLSPWQISQVARHPQRPYTLDYLQNIFTDFEELHGDRAYSDDPAIVGGLARLNGQSVMVIGHQKGRDTKEKIYRNFGMPRPEGYRKALRLMRLAEKFGIPVVTLIDTPGAYPGIGAEERGQSEAIARNLYVMAELRVPVICTIIGEGGSGGALAIGVGDVTQILQYSTYSVISPEGCASILWKSADKAPDAAETLGITANRLKTLGLVDKIINEPLGGAHRDAAAMMQSLKKSLLESLRQVQDQTTDSLLKSRFERLMGYGKFKETAVK
- a CDS encoding response regulator transcription factor, with the translated sequence MLEKTMEEKQRYRILIADDDGITRHLLRLLLKQYDHEVVGEADDGETTLTHCARLLPDVVFLDINMPNIDGIEVLKKIRQNHPQITVVMVSVSSTPDHVHTAMSLGAHEFIVKPFNSASVINTLNNIKRTAQDFPKDKP